A genomic segment from Stappia indica encodes:
- a CDS encoding adenylate/guanylate cyclase domain-containing protein: MARGGNRGDQTSGAPARVRSEIALRETEAERLIGWIQLAMVLFFAALYSLAPRAEGGGGFNFVPLALGAYFLFTILRVALSYRIVLPFWYLVISVIVDVALLCGLIFSFHIQYAQPATFYLKAPTLMYLFLFIALRALRFEPRFVLITGLVGALGWGALVLYAVLQGMGSMSITRNYVEYLTSNAILIGAELDKVIVILGVTLCLSVALYRGRKMFFEAVRDHAAAQDLSRFFATEVARSITGAEEALTAGQGSLRDAAVMMVDIRGFTRIAATLPPETVMMVLSRYQEAVLRVIARHGGEVDKFLGDGVLATFGAVAPSPTAAADAVRAGLELPQVFADLAPDLTLEGWPEALRAGAAIASGPVTVGVVGAAGRLEFTVIGDAVNRAAKLEDANKQQGTTVLTDAATYAAAVARGLADFGPELRPCQVVSGLSERADLVVLA, translated from the coding sequence ATGGCACGAGGCGGCAACAGAGGTGACCAAACGAGCGGCGCTCCCGCGCGTGTACGCTCGGAAATCGCTCTGCGCGAAACAGAGGCGGAGCGCCTGATCGGCTGGATCCAGCTGGCCATGGTGCTGTTCTTCGCGGCGCTTTACTCGCTCGCGCCTCGTGCGGAAGGGGGCGGTGGCTTCAATTTCGTGCCGCTGGCCCTTGGCGCCTATTTCCTGTTCACGATCCTGCGTGTGGCGCTGTCCTACCGGATAGTCCTGCCGTTCTGGTATCTGGTGATTTCGGTCATCGTTGACGTTGCCCTTTTGTGCGGGCTGATCTTCTCGTTCCACATCCAGTACGCGCAACCGGCGACCTTCTATCTGAAGGCGCCGACGCTGATGTATCTGTTCCTGTTCATCGCGCTGCGGGCGCTGCGCTTCGAACCGCGTTTCGTGTTGATCACAGGTCTCGTCGGGGCGCTCGGCTGGGGTGCGCTCGTCCTCTATGCCGTCCTCCAGGGCATGGGCTCCATGTCCATCACCCGCAACTACGTCGAGTATCTGACGTCGAACGCGATCCTGATCGGCGCAGAGCTCGACAAGGTCATCGTCATTCTCGGGGTTACCCTGTGTCTCTCCGTCGCGCTCTACCGCGGGCGCAAGATGTTCTTCGAGGCTGTGCGCGACCACGCGGCCGCTCAGGACCTGAGTCGGTTCTTTGCGACTGAGGTGGCCCGTTCGATCACCGGCGCCGAGGAAGCGTTGACCGCGGGACAGGGAAGCCTACGGGACGCCGCCGTGATGATGGTCGATATCCGCGGCTTCACGCGTATCGCTGCCACCTTGCCGCCTGAGACGGTGATGATGGTCCTGTCTCGATACCAGGAAGCGGTGCTTCGCGTCATCGCCCGCCATGGCGGCGAGGTCGACAAGTTTCTGGGCGACGGGGTCTTGGCGACGTTTGGTGCGGTGGCGCCCAGTCCGACAGCCGCGGCGGATGCGGTGCGGGCGGGCCTGGAACTTCCGCAGGTTTTCGCCGATCTGGCACCGGATCTGACGCTTGAGGGATGGCCTGAAGCCTTGCGGGCGGGGGCGGCCATTGCGTCCGGCCCGGTCACGGTCGGCGTGGTGGGCGCCGCCGGCAGGCTCGAGTTCACCGTCATTGGAGATGCAGTCAACCGAGCGGCAAAACTGGAGGACGCCAACAAGCAACAGGGCACCACCGTGCTGACGGATGCCGCCACCTATGCGGCTGCGGTGGCTCGGGGGTTGGCGGATTTCGGGCCGGAACTGCGCCCTTGCCAGGTCGTGTCCGGACTGTCCGAAAGAGCCGATCTCGTCGTTCTCGCATGA
- a CDS encoding SDR family NAD(P)-dependent oxidoreductase, whose protein sequence is MKLGEGIAAVVTGGASGLGAATARRLAAAGVKVTLFDMNVEQGEAIAKEIGGAFVAVDVTSNDSVKAGFVAAREHFGVERILVNCAGIAPVAKTTSRGEPHPLDMFEKVIAVNLVGTFRCIAHSSTAMVELDPITADGERGVIVSTASVAAFDGQIGQVAYAASKGGIAASTLPIARDLSKSGIRVMTIAPGIFETPMLLGLSQEVQDSLGQQVPFPSRLGRPSEYADLVAAICENPMLNGETIRLDGAIRMAPR, encoded by the coding sequence ATGAAGCTTGGGGAAGGAATTGCCGCCGTCGTAACGGGCGGTGCGTCGGGTCTTGGCGCTGCGACGGCTCGCCGTCTTGCCGCCGCTGGCGTGAAGGTCACGCTGTTCGACATGAATGTGGAGCAGGGCGAGGCGATCGCCAAGGAGATCGGCGGCGCGTTCGTCGCGGTCGACGTGACCAGCAATGACAGCGTCAAGGCCGGCTTTGTGGCCGCTCGCGAGCATTTCGGTGTCGAGCGTATTCTCGTCAACTGCGCGGGCATCGCACCGGTCGCCAAGACCACGTCGCGCGGCGAACCGCACCCGCTGGACATGTTCGAAAAGGTGATTGCGGTCAATCTGGTCGGCACCTTTCGCTGCATCGCGCACTCATCCACGGCGATGGTGGAGCTCGATCCGATCACGGCCGATGGGGAGCGCGGCGTGATCGTCTCCACGGCCTCCGTGGCAGCCTTCGACGGCCAGATCGGACAGGTCGCTTATGCCGCGTCCAAGGGCGGCATTGCCGCATCGACGCTTCCGATCGCCCGCGATCTGTCGAAGTCCGGCATTCGCGTCATGACCATCGCACCGGGCATCTTCGAGACGCCGATGCTGCTGGGACTTTCTCAGGAAGTGCAGGATTCGCTCGGCCAGCAGGTGCCGTTTCCCTCGCGCCTCGGTCGTCCGTCGGAATATGCGGACCTCGTCGCGGCGATCTG
- a CDS encoding MBL fold metallo-hydrolase: MTLSLKLWGVRGSTPTPGPSTLRYGGETTCFEIHAGGDIFMIDCGSGARNLGMELHARPPAEYDLFFTHTHLDHICGLPFFTPAYDDRFSINAWAGHFADSSGLMDIICRIMSPPIFPVAANTLRAVTFRNFRAGGEIERKGAARLTTVALNHPGGATGYRIAHEGKSICVITDHEHGDAEVDRAVRRFVEGADVMIYDAMYTDEEYARYAGWGHSTWQKGVELGLEAGISQVVLHHHDPRRSDDALDAIGEEASRRHPGAVVGREGMVVVP; encoded by the coding sequence GTGACCCTTTCGCTGAAGCTGTGGGGCGTGCGTGGATCGACGCCGACGCCCGGTCCCTCGACACTGCGCTACGGCGGAGAGACCACGTGTTTCGAGATTCATGCCGGTGGCGATATCTTTATGATCGACTGCGGATCAGGCGCACGCAATCTAGGAATGGAATTGCACGCCCGTCCGCCGGCGGAATACGACCTCTTCTTCACCCATACCCATCTCGACCATATTTGCGGGCTGCCGTTCTTCACGCCGGCCTATGACGACCGGTTTTCCATCAACGCCTGGGCCGGGCATTTCGCCGACAGTTCGGGGTTGATGGACATCATCTGCCGCATCATGTCGCCGCCGATCTTTCCCGTGGCAGCCAACACGCTGCGGGCGGTGACGTTCCGCAATTTCCGCGCCGGTGGAGAGATCGAGCGCAAGGGGGCGGCACGCCTGACCACGGTTGCCCTCAACCATCCGGGCGGCGCGACGGGCTATCGGATCGCGCATGAGGGAAAATCGATCTGCGTGATCACCGATCACGAGCATGGCGACGCCGAGGTGGATCGGGCCGTCCGGCGCTTCGTGGAAGGCGCCGACGTGATGATCTACGACGCCATGTACACGGACGAGGAATATGCCCGTTATGCCGGTTGGGGACATTCCACCTGGCAGAAGGGTGTCGAGCTGGGGTTGGAGGCCGGGATCTCGCAGGTGGTTCTGCATCACCATGATCCGAGGCGGTCCGACGACGCGCTCGACGCTATCGGCGAGGAAGCCTCCCGCCGGCATCCCGGTGCCGTTGTCGGGCGTGAGGGGATGGTTGTCGTTCCGTGA
- a CDS encoding cyclic nucleotide-binding domain-containing protein → MTLDAEVDALRRVPLFRGIDATKLRLLAFISDRTRFTPGEHLCDQGDEGDSAFIILAGEAEVRVSTPDGERAVARLGENSIVGEIAILCDVPRTATVVATKEMDVLTVSKDDFLRLLKEFPDMSLEVMRTLAKRLDRTTQDLVALQSSGGRA, encoded by the coding sequence GTGACCCTTGATGCGGAAGTCGATGCATTGCGGCGCGTGCCGCTTTTCCGGGGCATCGACGCCACCAAGCTGAGGCTCCTGGCCTTCATCTCCGACCGGACGCGCTTCACGCCGGGCGAGCATCTTTGCGATCAGGGGGACGAGGGCGATTCCGCTTTCATCATCCTTGCCGGTGAGGCCGAGGTGCGTGTGAGCACCCCGGACGGCGAGCGTGCGGTGGCGCGACTGGGCGAGAATTCGATAGTTGGCGAGATCGCGATCCTGTGCGACGTTCCCCGGACGGCCACTGTCGTAGCTACCAAGGAGATGGACGTCCTGACTGTCTCGAAGGATGATTTCCTCCGTCTCCTCAAGGAGTTCCCGGATATGTCGCTAGAGGTGATGCGCACGCTCGCCAAACGCCTGGATCGTACCACGCAGGATCTCGTTGCACTCCAGTCCTCGGGCGGCAGGGCGTGA
- a CDS encoding glycosyltransferase family 4 protein — protein MSRIAVVVKGYPRLSETFIAQETLGLERRGIGQLIVALRQPYDPFIHEVHRQISAEVLYLPEYVKDDPARVARAKRWAERQPTYRDAHALFMADFAKEPNANRQRRWAQACVFAHELPGDIAWIHTHYLHTPCSVARYAAHLSGRGWSFSAHAKDIWTSEEWDLRVKLDDAAWGVTCTRVNLDHLRSLCAQPGKLELVYHGLDFTPFPGRDDYGKGDGGQAGPVRILSVGRAVEKKGYDDLLAALAALPEGLDWHFEHIGGGEQATRLADLAGSLGISDRVTWRGARPREDVIEATARADLFVLASKVAKSGDRDGLPNVLMEAQAMGLCCLATDVSAIPELIRDGKTGLLVPPGDRERLRAALASLIADPALRERLGRAASDDVRRRFSTDPGLDRLAARFAPLLKERVRAS, from the coding sequence ATGTCCCGTATCGCCGTTGTCGTAAAAGGGTATCCACGTCTTTCGGAGACTTTCATCGCGCAGGAGACCCTCGGCCTGGAGCGCCGCGGGATCGGCCAGTTGATCGTCGCCCTGCGCCAGCCCTACGACCCTTTCATCCACGAAGTGCACCGGCAGATCTCGGCCGAAGTGCTCTATCTGCCGGAATATGTGAAGGATGATCCCGCGCGCGTCGCCCGGGCAAAACGCTGGGCCGAACGGCAGCCGACCTACCGCGATGCCCACGCCCTGTTCATGGCCGACTTCGCCAAGGAACCGAATGCCAACCGCCAGCGTCGCTGGGCTCAGGCCTGCGTCTTCGCACATGAACTCCCCGGCGACATCGCCTGGATCCACACCCACTACCTACACACGCCCTGTTCGGTAGCGCGATATGCGGCTCACCTTTCGGGCCGCGGCTGGTCGTTTTCCGCCCATGCCAAGGACATCTGGACCAGCGAGGAATGGGACCTGCGGGTGAAGCTCGACGACGCCGCATGGGGCGTCACCTGCACCCGTGTCAACCTCGACCATCTTCGCTCGCTCTGCGCGCAGCCGGGCAAGCTGGAGCTGGTTTATCACGGGCTGGACTTTACCCCGTTCCCCGGCCGCGATGACTACGGCAAGGGCGATGGCGGGCAAGCCGGGCCGGTCCGCATTCTCTCCGTGGGCAGAGCCGTGGAGAAGAAGGGCTACGACGATCTTCTGGCGGCGCTGGCAGCCCTGCCGGAGGGACTTGACTGGCATTTCGAGCATATCGGCGGCGGCGAGCAGGCGACCCGGCTGGCCGATCTCGCCGGCTCCCTCGGTATCTCCGACCGCGTCACCTGGCGCGGGGCGCGACCGCGCGAAGACGTGATCGAGGCCACTGCGCGTGCGGACCTCTTCGTCCTCGCCTCGAAGGTGGCGAAGTCGGGCGACCGCGACGGCCTGCCCAACGTGCTGATGGAGGCCCAGGCGATGGGCCTGTGCTGCCTCGCCACCGATGTCTCGGCAATCCCCGAGCTCATTCGCGATGGAAAGACCGGTCTCCTGGTGCCGCCGGGGGATCGCGAGCGCTTGCGCGCTGCGCTGGCCTCGCTCATAGCCGACCCGGCTCTGCGCGAGCGGCTTGGCCGTGCCGCCTCCGACGACGTCCGTCGACGCTTTTCGACGGACCCGGGCCTCGACCGGCTGGCGGCGCGATTTGCCCCCCTTCTGAAGGAGCGGGTGCGAGCCTCTTAA
- a CDS encoding glycosyltransferase family protein translates to MTNSAPKVLIYSHDSFGLGHLRRCRTIAHALTRRFSDMSVLILSGSPIIGSFEFRSRVDFVRIPGVIKLRNGEYTPLSLSLNIEHILAIRTSIIEHTAKVFDPDILIVDKEPLGLRGEILGTLEMLKERGNTRLILGLRDVMDDPTVLREEWTRKNVDPALESLYDEIWIYGPPDLHDPLAGMGLSANVHAKAVNTGYLRRDVPADARITEPLPFDDEPYILVTPGGGGDGVEMVDWVMRAYESRAQPLFPALIVLGPFMPAQAAAEFLARAESLRDVHILRFLPTIEPYMAGAKAIVGMGGYNTFCEILSFDKPTLLVPRVVPRREQSIRATRAETIGLLKVLPIDAYPDVDKMIDALAELPWLAPPSAAGIDNLLGGLDVIGDRVERILAQRSAAVRELASARA, encoded by the coding sequence ATGACCAATAGCGCCCCGAAAGTGCTGATCTACAGCCATGATTCCTTCGGGCTCGGTCATCTGCGACGGTGCCGCACCATCGCACATGCGCTGACCCGCCGCTTTTCCGACATGTCCGTGCTGATCCTGTCGGGCTCTCCGATCATCGGCAGCTTCGAGTTCCGCTCGCGCGTCGACTTCGTGCGCATCCCCGGTGTAATCAAGCTGCGCAACGGCGAATACACGCCGTTGTCGCTCTCGCTCAACATCGAGCACATTCTCGCGATCCGGACCTCGATCATCGAGCATACGGCCAAGGTGTTCGACCCTGACATCCTGATCGTCGACAAGGAGCCGCTCGGTCTGCGCGGCGAGATCCTCGGCACGCTGGAGATGCTCAAGGAGCGCGGCAACACACGCCTGATCCTGGGTCTGCGCGACGTGATGGACGATCCGACCGTGCTGCGCGAGGAATGGACGCGCAAGAACGTCGATCCGGCACTGGAGAGCCTCTACGACGAAATCTGGATCTACGGCCCACCCGACCTGCATGACCCGCTGGCGGGAATGGGCCTTTCGGCCAATGTCCACGCGAAGGCGGTGAACACCGGCTATCTGCGCCGCGACGTGCCGGCCGACGCACGAATCACCGAGCCCCTGCCCTTCGACGACGAGCCCTACATCCTTGTCACGCCGGGCGGCGGCGGCGACGGCGTCGAAATGGTCGACTGGGTAATGCGCGCCTACGAATCCCGCGCGCAACCGCTCTTCCCCGCCCTGATCGTCCTCGGCCCGTTCATGCCGGCACAGGCCGCAGCGGAGTTCCTGGCGCGGGCAGAATCGCTGCGCGACGTGCATATCCTGCGCTTCCTGCCGACCATCGAGCCCTACATGGCCGGTGCCAAGGCCATCGTCGGCATGGGCGGCTACAACACGTTCTGCGAGATCCTGTCCTTCGACAAGCCGACGCTCCTGGTGCCGCGCGTCGTTCCGCGCCGCGAGCAGTCGATCCGGGCCACAAGAGCCGAGACCATCGGTCTTTTGAAGGTGCTGCCGATCGACGCCTACCCGGACGTCGACAAGATGATCGACGCATTGGCGGAACTGCCTTGGCTCGCTCCCCCCTCCGCCGCCGGCATCGACAACCTGCTCGGCGGTCTCGACGTGATCGGCGACCGGGTGGAGCGCATCCTCGCGCAGCGTAGCGCCGCCGTCCGGGAACTCGCTTCCGCGCGCGCCTGA
- a CDS encoding ABC transporter ATP-binding protein, whose product MEKSLFKFIWRYSARQQLTILLITVIAYPVTYVLLELPKLIVNDAIQGENFPREVYGLEFDQVSYLVVLCLAFLGLVILSNGIKLALNVYKGRLGERMLRRLRFELFQRVLRFRLPHFKKVSSGEIIPMITSEVEDVGGFIGEAVALPAYQGGMLAVQIGFIFMQDPLLGLAAISSYPMQAYVIPKLQRRVVLLSRQRVRNVRVIADKIGESIGGVSEIHANDSSAWHSADISERLYTNYQIRFKIFNWKYFIKFLNNFMNQLTPFLFYLIGGWLVIEGELSIGALLAVIAAYKDLAGPWKELLAYYQMVADVEVKYQTVVENFDPADIYPVTRLTDESADTQLAGDLVMRSVSFSGGAAGQEVFDVSLTVKAGVHAAVAGPDGSGRTEVLQLAAGLLGATSGRVEIGGHNLDNLSEAVLGRQIAYVGPSVHVWTGTVRDNILYGLRHRPLRPPEREGDDKARHARRLAEARATQNPEYDIQAEWEDFEAAGVDTVDALDARALELIEMTGLAADVFRMGLQSPIDPARYPEFADRVLAVRRALADRVAGDGRLAAMVELWDVERFNNSASLAENLLFAMPVEPTLGVDTLASDPDVAAALEETGLRDRLVEIGLKIAGTMVELFANVSDDSGLLGDYSFITLDELPEFDRIVRISRLESSKGQLRGPDKERLIGLAFKLIPARHRLGVLDDAMRDEIVAARAAFHKRLNGDQSRFVVFDRDSFIAPMSIEDNLLFGRPRVDRRDAREKIDGLIRSIVDEMELRRPIVRAGLDFHVGVAGSRLSTGQRRRVALVRALMKNAPITILDDTASSGSDDDKALRSSIRRALKGRMLLFGAPNLIVAGEFDHSIVMNQGRVVDEEAAS is encoded by the coding sequence ATGGAAAAAAGCCTCTTCAAGTTCATCTGGCGATACAGCGCCCGTCAGCAACTGACGATCCTGCTCATTACGGTGATCGCCTATCCGGTCACCTATGTGCTGCTGGAGCTTCCGAAGCTCATCGTCAACGATGCGATTCAGGGCGAAAACTTCCCGCGTGAGGTCTATGGGCTCGAGTTCGATCAGGTGTCTTACCTGGTCGTGTTGTGCCTGGCCTTTCTCGGTCTGGTGATTCTATCCAACGGCATCAAGCTTGCCTTGAACGTCTACAAGGGCCGGCTCGGCGAGCGCATGTTGCGCCGTCTGCGATTCGAGCTGTTCCAGCGCGTCCTGCGCTTCCGCCTGCCGCACTTCAAGAAGGTCAGCTCCGGCGAGATCATCCCTATGATCACCTCGGAGGTCGAGGATGTCGGCGGCTTCATCGGCGAGGCGGTGGCACTTCCCGCCTATCAGGGCGGCATGCTGGCCGTGCAGATCGGCTTCATCTTCATGCAGGATCCGCTGCTCGGACTGGCAGCGATCTCCTCCTATCCGATGCAGGCCTATGTCATCCCGAAGCTGCAGAGGCGGGTCGTCCTGCTGTCGCGCCAACGCGTACGCAATGTACGGGTGATCGCCGACAAGATTGGTGAGAGCATCGGCGGTGTGTCGGAAATTCATGCCAACGACTCATCTGCTTGGCATTCTGCGGATATTTCCGAGCGTCTCTACACCAACTACCAGATCCGCTTCAAGATCTTCAATTGGAAGTATTTCATCAAGTTTCTGAACAACTTCATGAACCAGTTGACGCCGTTCCTTTTCTATCTGATCGGTGGCTGGCTGGTGATCGAAGGTGAGCTGTCGATCGGCGCGCTGCTGGCCGTCATCGCTGCGTACAAGGATCTCGCAGGTCCCTGGAAGGAGCTGCTCGCCTATTACCAGATGGTGGCGGATGTCGAGGTGAAGTACCAGACGGTGGTCGAGAATTTCGATCCCGCCGACATCTATCCGGTTACGCGCCTGACAGACGAGAGCGCGGATACGCAGCTGGCCGGCGATCTGGTGATGCGCAGCGTCAGCTTCTCCGGTGGAGCCGCGGGGCAGGAAGTGTTCGATGTCTCGTTGACCGTGAAGGCCGGTGTGCATGCGGCTGTCGCTGGGCCGGATGGGTCCGGCCGCACTGAAGTGCTCCAGCTCGCGGCTGGTTTGCTGGGTGCGACAAGCGGACGGGTGGAGATAGGCGGGCACAATCTCGACAATCTGAGCGAGGCGGTGCTTGGCCGTCAGATCGCCTATGTCGGCCCTTCGGTACATGTGTGGACCGGCACCGTACGCGACAACATTCTCTATGGCCTCCGCCACCGGCCATTGCGCCCGCCCGAACGGGAAGGGGATGACAAGGCAAGGCACGCCCGCCGGCTGGCCGAGGCGCGAGCAACGCAGAACCCGGAATACGACATCCAGGCGGAATGGGAAGACTTCGAGGCTGCCGGTGTCGATACGGTCGACGCTCTGGATGCCCGTGCGCTCGAACTGATCGAGATGACCGGCCTTGCCGCCGACGTGTTCCGGATGGGCTTGCAGTCGCCCATCGATCCGGCGCGCTACCCGGAGTTCGCCGACCGCGTGCTTGCCGTGCGCAGGGCGCTTGCCGACAGGGTTGCCGGCGACGGCCGCCTCGCGGCGATGGTCGAACTCTGGGATGTCGAGCGCTTCAACAATTCCGCCAGTCTTGCCGAAAACCTGTTGTTCGCGATGCCCGTGGAACCGACCCTCGGCGTCGATACCCTGGCGTCGGATCCGGATGTCGCCGCGGCGCTTGAAGAGACGGGGTTGCGGGATCGGCTTGTCGAGATCGGCCTGAAGATCGCCGGCACGATGGTCGAGCTGTTCGCAAATGTCAGCGACGATTCCGGCTTGCTCGGCGACTACTCCTTCATCACGCTCGACGAGTTGCCGGAATTCGACAGGATTGTGCGCATCTCTCGCCTCGAATCCTCGAAGGGGCAACTGCGCGGCCCCGACAAGGAGCGGCTGATCGGTCTGGCCTTCAAGCTGATTCCCGCCCGTCACCGCCTCGGTGTCCTCGACGATGCCATGCGAGATGAGATCGTCGCGGCACGTGCGGCCTTCCATAAGCGCCTCAATGGCGACCAGAGCCGCTTTGTCGTGTTCGACCGCGACAGCTTCATCGCGCCGATGTCGATCGAGGACAATCTTCTGTTCGGCCGTCCGCGCGTCGACCGGCGCGATGCGCGCGAGAAGATCGACGGGCTGATCCGCTCGATCGTCGACGAGATGGAACTGCGCCGCCCGATCGTGCGCGCCGGCCTCGATTTCCATGTCGGTGTCGCGGGGTCGCGCCTTTCCACCGGTCAGCGCCGGCGCGTCGCGCTGGTGCGGGCGTTGATGAAGAACGCCCCGATCACCATTCTCGACGACACGGCAAGCAGCGGCAGCGACGATGACAAGGCGCTTCGCTCCTCCATCCGCCGGGCGCTCAAGGGGCGGATGCTGCTGTTCGGCGCGCCCAATTTGATCGTGGCGGGCGAGTTCGACCATAGTATCGTGATGAACCAGGGACGCGTCGTGGATGAGGAAGCTGCCTCATGA